Below is a window of Anabas testudineus chromosome 10, fAnaTes1.2, whole genome shotgun sequence DNA.
TTGTTATATTAGGACTCAGGCAGAGGGTTAGAGTGTCAGCAGTTAACCAGGAGCTTTCGTGGACTTCTGATGGAAAATTTGGATCTCATCTATCTATTTTCCTGCTTCCTCTGACTAATAGACATAGACCATCTACCAAAAGCCTTTGGGTActttgagttttgtttgtttccatatttGTTGCCACCCCCACATTTTTCCAGAGTACATGGTGAGAAAGATTTCctcttatttttttactttaccttATCTCTCCTCATCAGCGGAGTCATCAGCGGAAAGAAAGTGATAATATTGGAAAAGGTTCAGAGGGACAATTGTAGCAGGACAGGACATGTTTCTGGAAGCCTCTGACTCATGTTCACACTCTGGAAGTGTTAGAAGTTTCtatatttattcttatatttatttatatctatctatgTGTGAAAACCAAAAGGGATGAAAagtagttattttttaaatacccAACATGAACAAAACCTAATTGTATAGTTTAAATCATTACCTGATTTCCTGCCActtaaacacagacattttaattgGAAATTTCTTGGTCAACAGTTTTAGGTCATGTAAATAAGGGTAATTTAAATGCTTAGCTTTCAAAGCACAGTGTATTCCAGGTCACACCCATGAGGGCAGATTTATATGTGGATACAAACTActattttactactactactaactactattTAACTAACTATTTTAGTCATTGACATCTTCATATTCCACTACAAAGGTTATGATACAGAAGCAGTTTCTTCTATTATGTTTTATGTGCATTCTTGCTATAATTTCCAGAAGTATTCTAAAGGACAGActgagaaagacatttttatatgGTCATAATAGCATTGCCAAAACAGCACGTTTGTACAGTGCTGTGTTAACAATCAATCAATATCAATAATTTCATAAATGtattatgaaatattttgtGAAATGTACCCATgaaagtaaattatttttttcttttctttcagagGAGCCAGAAGAGGAGATCAGTTTTGAAGATCTGGAGGACAGAGCAAGGGCCGGAGATGCTAAAGCACAGACAAAGGTCAGTGTCAGAACATATTCTAAATACTGTTGGCTTTACTAGCCATATGGTGGGCACAGAACAGATTGGCCATCTAAcgataaatgttattttagagTCACATAATAATAGGAAGGACGGGTCATTGAGTCCTGCTAATGCTAGTGTTGCAAATCTAGAAGTtggtgtctgtatgtgtgtgtccagatgGGCCGTTACTTCCTGGCACTGGCAGAAGAAAGAGACGAGGAACTGAACAACTGCACAGCAGTCACCTGGCTGGTCCAGGCTGCTAAACAGGGCCGCAGGGACGCCGTCAAGTTGCTGCAGCACTGCTTAGCCTCCAGGAAAGGTGCTCACCACTATCATTGGTCTACCGACTATTATCTTTTTAGCATTTCATCAGTTAGTTCGGCTACACTTCAACTGATGCTGGGAAATTTTTTCCATCATCAGTgatcatatttgtgtgtttgttgcttttcaGGCATCACTTTGGAGAATTTTGATGAGGTGAAGAAGTTGTGTACAGAGACACGCTTTGAGAGAGGAGTTAGGAAAGCAGCTCTGCTCATGTATTGGAAGTTGAATCCAGACAGAAAGAAGTCGGTGGCTGTTTCTGAGATGCTCGAGAACGTTGAACATGTCCACGCAGAGCCAGGTAGGAGAGAAGACATAGGGTACCATGGCACCATcgaatttattttaataattaaaattaaaaagtcaaatcatTAGAAACTCAAATTCAGAGATATTGCATAATAAGAGGACTTTTTTTATCTAGTGCTGACTTTACTCCATCTTTAGGCAAACCAGTGTCCCCTGGTCCACTTAACAGCTCGGCCAAGAAACAGAGGCGAGTCCTGGAGACTATGGTCAGCAGCGAAGGTATGTGTGTACTGCAACATGCTACTTTAACATACACAGGAGAAACGTTGCTAGTAacatgattgtttttttgttctttattttacttgttGCATGGATAAAATTATagctacaaaaaaataaaaaattatatttttttttttgcagccaGTTCCCACGTGGGTCTTGACGACTTCGTTGAGATGACTAAGAAATATGCTCAGGGTATTGCACCATCACCGGTcatggctgcagcaggaggtgacaacgatgatgatgacgatgtcAATGTACTAGTGAAGAATCCAGATGAACTGCCTCTGCACCAAAAGGTGGGAAGCTGTCAGGTTGTGTTGTGTCtggtctgctgctgttttttgtttttttccctggGTATTTTGATATTCACTGTGATTGTTGCTAAATGTACCTTAGAGAATTCCCATCTTGTTAACTCTGTCCTCCTTTTGGTTCCACCAGCTCCTGAAGTTTCCTCTTTACGCTCTACTGGAGATCAAGGAGCACCTCATCGACTGGGCATCAAGGGCTGGCATGCAGTGGCTCAGCGCCCTGATCCCCACACACCACGTCAACGCacttatcttcttcttcatcatctccaACCTCACAATCGAgttcttcatcttcattattCCTCTGCTGGTTTTCTACCTCTCATTTTTCTCTATGGTCATCTGCACGCTGCGTGTGTTCCAGGTTAGTAGTGACCTGTTGCATTATTTGTgcaacagtaaaaaataataatttagccACAATATTATAGATTTGACCAGATGCATCTGTCTGTGCAggtaaaatgaacaaacagtgGTCTTTTTCTACAGAATTCTAAAGCATGGGAAAATTTTCGCGCTCTAACAGACCTGCTGGCTCACTTTGAACCTAGTCTAGATCTGGAGCAAGCTGAGACCAACTTTGGATGGACGCACTTAGAGCCTTACCTGTAAGTTAATCTCTatttgtatgtgtacatgtactatgtttagataaaaataaaaatagggaAAATTCAAGACCGTAAATAAAATCAAGATGATGGATACTCACAATACGCAAAGTCAGCTAAAATGCTTCTGCAGATACAtcccctctctgttttctcaggTACTTCCTGCTCTCAGTGGTCTTTGTGGTTTTCTCCTTCCCCGTTGCTGATAAATCCTGGATCCCCTGCTCAGAACTGGCTGCTGTCGctctcttcttcactgtcaccGCCTTCCTCAGCCTTCACGCCTCTGCTCAGCTCTTCGCTCGTAAAGCCCTCCTCACAGAGGTTCTCTCCGGTGCCTGCTCCCTCACTCAACTCCTGCCGGAGTCGCTCTGGTTCCTCAGGGTCTTTGGGATGACGTTCATCACTGTGCCTTTTGGGGAGATGGTGGCACTAAACCTGGGGGTGCCATGCCTGCTCTACGGACACCTTTTTTATCTCCTTTTCCATATGGCCCAGCTGAGAGGTTTCAAAGGCACCTATCTGTGCCTGGTGCCCTACCTGGTATGTTTCACGTGGTGCGAGCTCTGCTTGGTGTTCCTCAATAACGCCACTGCAATCGGACTAATCCGCACCTCTGTGGGctacttcctcttcctgttcgCTCTTCCTATACTCTCACTGGGCCTGGCCACGATGCTCATCATCCAGCTACTGCAGTGGTTCTTCGCCCTAGAGCTGACCAAGATGTTGGTCACGgtaacagtttgttttgtgcCAGTAGTGCTGAGGCTTTGGACCCGCTTCAGCCTCAACCCCATTGTGGTTTTTCGGTCTTTGTCACGGAGCAGCATCGTCAAGCTCATCCTAGTGTGGCTCAGTGCAGTGGTGCTATTCTGCTGGATGTATGTCTACAGGTCTGAAGGCATGAAGGTATACAACTCCACCCTGACCTGGCCTGAATACAGCAACCTCTGCGGTCCTCTGGCATGGAAAGAGTCCAACATGGCTCAAACTCAGATTCTCTGTTCTCATCTTGAAGGACACCGTGTCACCTGGACCGGGCGCTTCAAATATGTCCGTGTGACTGACATTGAGAATGGGCCGCAGTCGGTTATCAACCTGCTGCCTGTATTTGTGGGGAACTGGATGAGGTGTCTGTATGGTGAGCCGTATCCTTTGTGTGACGAGGTGAAAAACGAGACAGCTGAGCCCCAGCCTCTGCCTGCACCGGCTCCCCCTCCTGAAAACCCCCTCTGTAAACTTAAAAAACTGGCAAAGCACGAATGTCACATCAAACGCTTTGATCGATATAAATTTGAAGTCACGATGGGGATGCCACTCGAGAGGAAGACCAGGAATGGGACAATTATAGAAGATGAAGATGCGACTAAGGACATTGTTCTGCGGGCTAGTAATGAGTTCAAGTCTGTGCTTTTACACTTGAACACAGGAAGCCTGGTGCAGTTCAGCACCATACTGGAGGGACGTTTAGGCTCCAAATGGCCCGTGTTTGAACTGAAAGCTATTCACTGCATGTCGTGTAGCAATGCCAGCGTGCCCAGTCGCAGGCAATATAAGATCGAACATGACTGGAGACGCACGGCACAAAATGCCCTACAGTTTGGTTTTGACTTTTTCTTCAACCCATTTCTGACTGCTCAGCTAGAGCAAcactcagagacagagacagagactgtgGTGGAGGAGCAGGgtggagaaaaagacacctGACAATCATACCTCTGggtgaaatagaaaaaaaaacctggtgTGAGTGATGACACTATTTAGTTGAAGAACATTAATGATTGTACACCTCTGTTCTTAACAGACTAATTGCAGGTGATTATGTAGAACTATAGGAAAGTTTGTCAGACATTTTTTGTATCTGGACTGAGTGAGAATGTGTTTGGTGCATTTTTATAGCTTTTGAGTCAAAATGTCagacaatatataatataatgaaattataaatataaattagagaaacacaaagtgctatgtttagtttttactaCTTGACACTAGAAGAACATGATCTCTTTTAAAGACTCAATCCTATTTAAAGCTGCGCTGTTCTCAGCACAGTGAGTCTCTTTgctaaacaaacactgagttcACTGCACCAAAACTCTATTTAAGTTGGTCCATATCATGACATGTGTTGCAATTAAAGTCATCAGTATTGATATTTTACGGTTCCTCAAACTGTAAAAACC
It encodes the following:
- the wfs1b gene encoding wolframin, translating into MEPPLTGNSSTPKPSLSSPTTSRAGLSLANSSSTTTTPTSDQPSPKLTMPTSPTTPTSTNCSASRQTFPGLSSRSSSLSTLSSSPLRQPIRSLSQVGRSQLNATSIGNPISPLNSASGAATTAPKTPPTPEPEEPEEEISFEDLEDRARAGDAKAQTKMGRYFLALAEERDEELNNCTAVTWLVQAAKQGRRDAVKLLQHCLASRKGITLENFDEVKKLCTETRFERGVRKAALLMYWKLNPDRKKSVAVSEMLENVEHVHAEPGKPVSPGPLNSSAKKQRRVLETMVSSEASSHVGLDDFVEMTKKYAQGIAPSPVMAAAGGDNDDDDDVNVLVKNPDELPLHQKLLKFPLYALLEIKEHLIDWASRAGMQWLSALIPTHHVNALIFFFIISNLTIEFFIFIIPLLVFYLSFFSMVICTLRVFQNSKAWENFRALTDLLAHFEPSLDLEQAETNFGWTHLEPYLYFLLSVVFVVFSFPVADKSWIPCSELAAVALFFTVTAFLSLHASAQLFARKALLTEVLSGACSLTQLLPESLWFLRVFGMTFITVPFGEMVALNLGVPCLLYGHLFYLLFHMAQLRGFKGTYLCLVPYLVCFTWCELCLVFLNNATAIGLIRTSVGYFLFLFALPILSLGLATMLIIQLLQWFFALELTKMLVTVTVCFVPVVLRLWTRFSLNPIVVFRSLSRSSIVKLILVWLSAVVLFCWMYVYRSEGMKVYNSTLTWPEYSNLCGPLAWKESNMAQTQILCSHLEGHRVTWTGRFKYVRVTDIENGPQSVINLLPVFVGNWMRCLYGEPYPLCDEVKNETAEPQPLPAPAPPPENPLCKLKKLAKHECHIKRFDRYKFEVTMGMPLERKTRNGTIIEDEDATKDIVLRASNEFKSVLLHLNTGSLVQFSTILEGRLGSKWPVFELKAIHCMSCSNASVPSRRQYKIEHDWRRTAQNALQFGFDFFFNPFLTAQLEQHSETETETVVEEQGGEKDT